The following are encoded together in the Acipenser ruthenus chromosome 24, fAciRut3.2 maternal haplotype, whole genome shotgun sequence genome:
- the LOC117964232 gene encoding methyltransferase-like protein 27: MAAAERTFSDVKEVILSAHKDTVAEDKVGFYNKWANNYEQDVDILDYRAPYLAAECLSAAFQGDRARAVVLDVACGTGLVASLLQKMGFQNFHGVDGSEGMLRLAHSKGLYQDLKQCILGARPLPAPAESYDAVLIVGALSVGQVPCSVIRELWQVTKPGGYVCMTTRANASNREYKEELESVLQLMEQTGLWSRVTVLEEDLWEKAVSDQESGYIPGVVYLYRKSVGATHEQFSAMSQ, encoded by the exons ATGGCTGCCGCTGAAAGGACGTTTTCTGACGTTAAGGAAGTTATTCTTTCTGCGCATAAAGACACAGTTGCTGAAGATAAAGTCGGCTTCTATAACAAATGGGCAAATAATTATGAACAG gatgTAGATATACTGGATTACCGGGCCCCTTATCTGGCTGCAGAGTGCCTGTCTGCAGCTTTTCAAGGAGACAGGGCTCGAGCGGTGGTTCTTGACGTGGCATGCGGCACTGGACTGGTCGCCTCATTG TTACAGAAAATGGGGTTCCAGAATTTCCACGGTGTGGATGGCAGTGAGGGGATGCTGCGCCTGGCCCATAGTAAAGGACTGTACCAGGACCTGAAGCAGTGTATTCTGGGAGCTCGGCCACTTCCAGCTCCAGCCG AGAGTTATGATGCTGTTCTTATAGTTGGGGCTCTCAGTGTTGGACAAGTTCCCTGCAGCGTCATTAGAGAGCTGTGGCAGGTCACAAAGCCAG GAGGATATGTGTGCATGACCACAAGGGCCAACGCCTCTAACAGGGAATATAAGGAGGAGCTGGAGTCTGTGCTGCAGCTGATGGAGCAGACAGGCTTGTGGAGCAGAGTGACAGTGCTGGAAGAAGACCTGTGGGAGAAGGCTGTGTCAGACCAAGAATCAGGCTACATCCCCGGGGTAGTGTACCTGTACAGGAAGTCTGTGGGAGCGACACATGAACAGTTCAGTGCAATGAGTCAATAA